In Rhodococcus rhodochrous, a single genomic region encodes these proteins:
- the hsaA gene encoding 3-hydroxy-9,10-secoandrosta-1,3,5(10)-triene-9,17-dione monooxygenase oxygenase subunit, producing the protein MGDHDSHEVLQRIDALLPTLRERAQEAENLRRVPDDSIKELQEAGFFKLLQPAQWGGYEADPVTFFTAVRNIASACGSTGWVSGIIGVHNWHLALFGQQAQEEVWGDDPDVRISSSYAPMGAGEVVDGGYKVNGAWAWSSGCDHASWVVVGGPVIKDGRPVDFGSFLIPRSEYEIDDVWHVVGLRGTGSNTIKVKDVFVPRHRFLSFKAMNDLASPGLERNTAPVYKMPWGTIHPTTISTPIVGMAYGAYEAHVEHQGKRVRAAYAGEKAKDDPFAKVRIAEASSDIDAAWRQLSGNVADEYAHLLAGEEVPMELRLRARRDQVRATGRAITSIDRLFENSGATALADGTPIQRFWRDAHAGRVHAANDAERAYVMFGAAEFGLPITDTMV; encoded by the coding sequence GTGGGTGACCACGACAGCCACGAGGTACTGCAGCGGATCGACGCTCTGCTGCCCACGCTGCGCGAACGAGCGCAGGAGGCCGAGAATCTGCGCCGTGTGCCCGACGACTCGATCAAGGAGCTCCAGGAGGCCGGCTTCTTCAAACTTCTGCAACCGGCCCAGTGGGGCGGATACGAGGCCGATCCCGTCACCTTCTTCACCGCGGTGCGCAACATCGCGAGCGCGTGCGGCTCGACCGGATGGGTCTCCGGCATCATCGGCGTCCACAACTGGCACCTCGCACTCTTCGGTCAGCAGGCCCAGGAGGAGGTCTGGGGCGACGACCCCGACGTCCGCATCTCCTCGTCCTACGCGCCCATGGGCGCCGGTGAGGTCGTCGACGGCGGATACAAGGTCAACGGTGCGTGGGCCTGGTCGTCCGGATGCGACCACGCGAGCTGGGTCGTCGTCGGTGGCCCGGTCATCAAGGACGGCCGCCCCGTCGACTTCGGCAGCTTCCTGATCCCTCGTTCCGAGTACGAGATCGACGACGTGTGGCACGTGGTCGGCCTGCGCGGCACCGGATCCAACACGATCAAGGTCAAGGACGTCTTCGTCCCGCGCCACCGCTTCCTCAGCTTCAAGGCCATGAACGACCTCGCCTCGCCCGGGCTCGAGCGCAACACCGCACCCGTCTACAAGATGCCGTGGGGCACCATCCATCCCACGACCATCTCGACGCCCATCGTCGGCATGGCCTACGGCGCGTACGAGGCCCACGTCGAACACCAGGGCAAGCGGGTCCGTGCGGCATACGCCGGCGAGAAGGCCAAGGACGACCCGTTCGCCAAGGTGCGCATCGCCGAGGCCTCGAGCGACATCGACGCGGCCTGGCGTCAGCTGTCGGGCAACGTCGCCGACGAGTACGCCCACCTCCTCGCCGGCGAGGAGGTTCCGATGGAACTGCGGCTGCGGGCGCGTCGCGACCAGGTCCGCGCGACCGGCCGTGCAATCACGTCGATCGACCGTCTCTTCGAGAACTCGGGTGCCACCGCCCTAGCGGACGGCACACCCATCCAGCGTTTCTGGCGCGACGCGCACGCCGGTCGTGTGCACGCCGCCAATGACGCCGAGCGCGCCTACGTGATGTTCGGTGCCGCCGAGTTCGGTCTGCCGATCACCGACACGATGGTCTAG
- the hsaD gene encoding 4,5:9,10-diseco-3-hydroxy-5,9,17-trioxoandrosta-1(10),2-diene-4-oate hydrolase, which translates to MTAIDEITYESTSRFAQVRDDLRLHYHEAGVGNDTTIVLLHGGGPGASSWSNFAKNIPVLAQRFHVLAVDQPGYGRSDKPTEHPQYFVHSASALKDLLDTLGITDRVHLLGNSLGGGAAVRFALDYPERAGRLVLMGPGGLSVNLFAPDPTEGVKNLGRFSYEPTRENLEAFLRIMVFDQSLITPELVEERFASASTPESLAAAKAMGKSFSSAEFEKGMLWRDAYKLRQRVLLIWGREDRVNPLDGALVALKMIPRAQLHVFGGCGHWAQLEKFDEFNRLTVDFLTDGVE; encoded by the coding sequence GTGACCGCAATCGACGAGATCACCTACGAGTCGACCTCCCGTTTCGCGCAGGTCCGCGACGACCTTCGCCTGCACTACCACGAGGCCGGCGTCGGCAACGACACCACGATCGTCCTGCTCCACGGCGGTGGACCGGGCGCGTCGTCGTGGTCGAACTTCGCAAAGAACATTCCGGTGCTGGCACAACGGTTCCACGTGCTGGCCGTCGACCAGCCCGGCTACGGCAGGTCCGACAAGCCGACCGAGCATCCGCAGTACTTCGTGCACAGCGCGTCCGCGCTGAAGGACCTGCTCGACACGCTCGGGATCACCGACCGCGTCCACCTCCTCGGCAACTCGCTCGGTGGTGGTGCCGCCGTGCGGTTCGCGCTCGACTATCCCGAACGCGCCGGACGGCTCGTCCTCATGGGGCCGGGTGGGCTGAGCGTCAACCTGTTCGCACCCGACCCCACCGAGGGCGTCAAGAATCTCGGCCGGTTCTCGTACGAGCCCACCCGCGAGAATCTCGAGGCGTTCCTGCGGATCATGGTCTTCGACCAGTCGCTGATCACCCCCGAGCTCGTCGAGGAGCGGTTCGCGTCGGCGAGCACCCCCGAGTCGCTCGCGGCGGCGAAGGCGATGGGAAAGTCGTTCTCCAGCGCCGAGTTCGAGAAGGGGATGCTCTGGCGCGACGCCTACAAGCTCCGTCAGCGGGTGCTGCTGATCTGGGGTCGCGAGGACCGCGTCAACCCGCTCGACGGCGCACTCGTGGCGCTGAAGATGATCCCGCGCGCACAGTTGCACGTGTTCGGTGGATGCGGCCACTGGGCACAACTCGAGAAGTTCGACGAATTCAACCGCCTGACAGTGGATTTCCTCACGGACGGAGTCGAATAG
- the hsaC gene encoding iron-dependent extradiol dioxygenase HsaC, which produces MSIRSLAYLRIGATDVPAWREYGLKVLGMIEGQGTHADALYLRMDDFPARLVIEPHESDKLLVSGWETANAADLQSVRDSLSAAGVPFKEGTAEQLADRRVDELIVFQDPSGNTLEAFHGAALEHRRVVSPYGHKFVTGEQGLGHVVLSTRDDEESLRFYRDVLGFRLRDSMRMPPQMVGRPADGKPAWLRFFGCNPRHHSLAFLPMPTPSGIVHLMIEVENSDDVGLALDRALRKKVKMSATLGRHVNDKMLSFYMKTPGGFDVEFGCEGLQVEDGDWIARESTAVSLWGHDFSVGMQ; this is translated from the coding sequence ATGAGTATCCGGTCGCTGGCATATCTCCGGATCGGCGCCACCGACGTCCCGGCCTGGCGCGAGTACGGTCTCAAGGTCCTCGGCATGATCGAGGGCCAGGGCACCCACGCCGACGCGTTGTACCTGCGAATGGACGACTTTCCGGCCCGGCTCGTCATCGAGCCGCACGAGTCCGACAAGCTGCTCGTCTCGGGCTGGGAGACCGCGAACGCCGCCGATCTCCAGTCGGTTCGCGACAGTCTCTCCGCGGCGGGTGTTCCGTTCAAGGAGGGCACCGCCGAGCAGCTCGCCGATCGTCGCGTCGACGAACTGATCGTCTTCCAGGATCCGTCGGGCAACACCCTCGAGGCGTTCCACGGTGCCGCGCTCGAACACCGCCGCGTGGTCAGTCCGTACGGGCACAAATTCGTCACCGGCGAGCAGGGCCTCGGGCACGTGGTGCTCTCGACCCGCGACGACGAGGAATCGCTGCGCTTCTACCGCGACGTGCTCGGCTTCCGCCTGCGCGACTCCATGCGGATGCCCCCGCAGATGGTCGGCCGGCCCGCCGACGGAAAACCGGCCTGGCTGAGGTTCTTCGGATGCAACCCGCGCCACCACAGCCTCGCCTTCCTGCCCATGCCCACCCCGTCGGGCATCGTGCACCTGATGATCGAGGTGGAGAACTCCGACGACGTCGGTCTCGCCCTCGACCGAGCACTGCGGAAGAAGGTCAAGATGTCGGCGACGCTCGGGCGCCACGTCAACGACAAGATGCTGTCCTTCTACATGAAGACCCCCGGCGGATTCGACGTCGAATTCGGTTGCGAGGGGCTTCAGGTCGAGGACGGCGATTGGATCGCCCGTGAATCCACGGCCGTGAGCCTGTGGGGCCACGACTTCTCGGTGGGAATGCAGTAA
- the hsaB gene encoding 3-hydroxy-9,10-secoandrosta-1,3,5(10)-triene-9,17-dione monooxygenase reductase subunit — translation MTAPEAGENGAIDPRAFRTVLGQFCTGVTVITTTEDDGAPVGFACQSFAALSLDPPLVLFCPTKQSRSWAAIERAGRFCVNVLAEEQRETCARFGSREPDKFAGLDWTPSPLGSPVLTGSLAHIDCTVETVHDGGDHWVVFGRVSSLSEVRDEKERPLLFYRGQYTGIQPEKTTPAPWRDDLEAFLTSVTEDTWL, via the coding sequence ATGACCGCGCCGGAGGCCGGAGAGAACGGTGCGATCGACCCGCGGGCCTTCCGCACCGTGCTCGGGCAGTTCTGCACCGGAGTCACCGTCATCACCACCACCGAGGACGACGGGGCGCCTGTGGGATTCGCGTGCCAGTCGTTCGCGGCGTTGTCGCTCGACCCGCCGCTCGTATTGTTCTGCCCCACGAAGCAGTCCCGGTCGTGGGCGGCCATCGAACGAGCGGGCCGCTTCTGCGTCAACGTCCTCGCCGAGGAACAGCGGGAGACCTGCGCGCGGTTCGGTTCCCGCGAACCCGACAAGTTCGCCGGACTCGACTGGACGCCGTCCCCGTTGGGCTCACCCGTCCTGACGGGATCGCTCGCACACATCGATTGCACGGTCGAGACGGTGCACGACGGGGGAGACCACTGGGTGGTCTTCGGTCGCGTGTCGTCGCTGAGCGAAGTGCGCGACGAGAAGGAACGCCCGCTGCTCTTCTACCGCGGGCAGTACACCGGGATCCAACCGGAGAAGACGACGCCGGCGCCATGGCGCGACGATCTCGAAGCGTTCCTCACCTCCGTCACGGAGGACACCTGGCTGTAG
- a CDS encoding PRC-barrel domain-containing protein has product MISNDDIDTLARATAYGPDGDKLGRVGEVYLDNDTGRPAWITVVTGLFGTRRHFAPIDEAELDSSGVRLPFDKDTITGAPNIDENGELTPLEEDELFRYYRRFGDTPAGGGSTGDQGGFTDDRAGFTDDRSGLGERSAAGGGLVGGAAGGPGGTGTPHTGETYGTTTPAGTGHSPTPPDVAREEIAGNYRPSEGQRDESLEHSMPGHTASTPSTPSGTADSSTPSGTADSAADTARHAAPGSDSGSGSGSDQEIVGPGPTGPAHFTPPPSADTSTADAKTDTAGGEDADRPRKPRLVRRVVTTEYYEESPDDATDTDRS; this is encoded by the coding sequence ATGATCAGCAACGACGACATCGACACCCTCGCTCGCGCCACCGCGTACGGGCCGGACGGTGACAAGCTCGGACGCGTCGGAGAGGTGTACCTGGACAACGACACAGGCCGACCCGCCTGGATCACCGTCGTCACGGGTCTGTTCGGAACGCGCCGGCACTTCGCCCCTATCGACGAAGCCGAACTCGACAGCTCCGGAGTGCGCCTGCCCTTCGACAAGGACACCATCACCGGCGCCCCGAACATCGACGAGAACGGTGAGCTGACCCCGCTCGAGGAGGACGAGCTGTTCCGCTACTACCGCCGGTTCGGGGACACCCCTGCAGGGGGTGGATCCACCGGCGATCAGGGCGGATTCACGGACGATCGGGCCGGGTTCACCGACGACCGCAGCGGCCTCGGCGAGCGGAGCGCAGCCGGTGGTGGCCTCGTCGGTGGCGCGGCCGGCGGACCGGGAGGCACCGGGACGCCGCACACCGGCGAGACGTACGGCACCACCACACCGGCGGGAACCGGGCATTCACCGACACCGCCCGACGTCGCGCGTGAGGAGATCGCCGGCAACTACCGGCCGAGCGAGGGCCAGCGGGACGAATCGCTCGAGCACTCGATGCCGGGGCATACCGCGTCGACGCCGTCCACACCGTCCGGGACCGCGGACTCGTCCACACCGTCCGGGACCGCGGACTCGGCGGCGGACACCGCCCGCCACGCAGCTCCCGGCAGCGACAGCGGCAGCGGCAGCGGCAGCGATCAGGAGATCGTCGGTCCGGGACCGACGGGGCCGGCGCACTTCACGCCGCCGCCATCGGCCGACACGAGCACGGCCGATGCGAAGACGGACACGGCAGGCGGCGAGGACGCCGACCGGCCGCGCAAGCCGCGCCTGGTGCGCCGCGTCGTGACCACGGAGTACTACGAGGAGTCACCGGACGACGCGACCGACACCGATCGCTCCTGA
- a CDS encoding aspartate aminotransferase family protein yields the protein MTRLSPRLLQATPVTVDHAEGCYIHGTDGRRYLDFTAGIGVTSTGHCHPHVVEAARRQIGSLIHGQYTTVMHRPLLELTERLGTVLPEGLDSLFFANSGSEAVEAALRLARQATGRPGIVVFHGGFHGRTVAAATMTTSGTRFSAGFSPLMGGVHVAPFPTAYRYGWSEDEATDFALQELDYLFATLVAPDEIAAFVVEPVLGEGGYVPGNTRFFQGLRQRADEHGILLVFDEIQTGFGRTGKFFGHQHFDVRPDIITIAKGLASGFPLSGIAASEELMERARPGSQGGTYGANAVSCAAAVATLDVIEKEGLVDNAAARGRELLSGARENTIDAIGDVRGLGLMVGLEFTTDGAPDRERATAAQQLAAQKGLLLLTCGAHMNVVRMIPPLIVTTQQIEDALGIWSEVRAEVR from the coding sequence ATGACCCGTCTTTCACCCCGCCTGCTGCAGGCAACGCCCGTCACCGTCGACCACGCCGAAGGGTGTTACATCCACGGCACCGACGGACGTCGGTATCTCGACTTCACCGCCGGCATCGGCGTCACGAGTACCGGCCACTGTCACCCGCACGTCGTCGAGGCCGCTCGCCGACAGATCGGCTCGCTCATCCACGGGCAGTACACGACCGTGATGCACCGGCCCCTGCTCGAACTCACCGAACGCCTGGGCACGGTGCTCCCCGAAGGGCTCGACTCGCTGTTCTTCGCCAATTCGGGCAGCGAGGCAGTCGAGGCGGCGTTGCGTCTGGCCCGCCAGGCGACAGGGCGGCCCGGAATCGTCGTCTTCCACGGCGGTTTCCACGGGCGGACCGTCGCCGCAGCCACGATGACCACCTCGGGAACCCGCTTCTCCGCGGGGTTCTCGCCCCTCATGGGCGGTGTGCACGTCGCGCCGTTCCCCACTGCCTATCGCTACGGCTGGTCGGAGGACGAAGCGACCGATTTCGCCCTGCAGGAACTGGACTACCTGTTCGCGACCCTCGTGGCGCCGGACGAGATCGCGGCCTTCGTCGTCGAACCGGTCCTGGGCGAGGGCGGTTACGTCCCCGGCAACACCCGGTTCTTCCAGGGATTGCGGCAGCGGGCCGACGAACACGGCATCCTGCTCGTCTTCGACGAGATCCAGACCGGATTCGGGCGGACCGGAAAGTTCTTCGGACATCAGCACTTCGACGTGCGACCCGACATCATCACCATCGCCAAGGGCCTCGCGAGCGGTTTCCCGCTGTCGGGTATCGCCGCCTCCGAGGAACTCATGGAGCGCGCCCGCCCGGGATCGCAGGGCGGCACGTACGGAGCGAATGCGGTCTCCTGCGCGGCGGCCGTGGCCACTCTCGACGTGATCGAGAAGGAGGGGCTCGTCGACAACGCCGCCGCACGTGGACGTGAACTGCTCTCCGGTGCACGGGAGAACACGATCGACGCCATCGGCGACGTGCGCGGCCTCGGCCTCATGGTGGGCCTCGAATTCACCACCGACGGAGCACCCGACCGGGAGCGGGCGACCGCAGCGCAGCAGCTCGCCGCGCAGAAGGGGTTGCTGCTGTTGACCTGCGGTGCGCACATGAACGTGGTGCGCATGATCCCGCCGCTGATCGTCACCACCCAGCAGATCGAGGACGCGCTCGGGATCTGGTCCGAGGTCCGCGCCGAGGTCCGATAA
- a CDS encoding DUF3830 family protein, producing MARYITITLDKRDITCRARLLDDEAPLTCAAVWDALPQSGSAFHAKYARNELYTLVPRITAAPHRENPTVTPIPGDVCLFDFEPWEIGNPAYGYEPGSQAHAQQGATDLALFYGRNNLLLNGDVGWVPGNVFATIEEGLPELAVACNDLWIQGVVGETLSFARA from the coding sequence GTGGCCCGATACATCACGATCACTCTCGACAAGCGCGATATCACGTGCAGAGCACGGCTTCTCGACGACGAGGCGCCGCTCACCTGTGCGGCGGTGTGGGACGCCCTGCCGCAGAGCGGCTCGGCGTTCCACGCCAAGTACGCCCGCAACGAGCTCTACACCCTCGTCCCGAGGATCACCGCGGCACCGCACAGGGAGAACCCGACGGTGACTCCGATCCCCGGCGACGTGTGCCTGTTCGACTTCGAACCGTGGGAGATCGGTAATCCCGCATACGGTTACGAACCCGGATCGCAGGCCCATGCGCAGCAGGGAGCGACCGACCTCGCGTTGTTCTACGGCCGGAACAATCTGTTGCTCAACGGCGATGTGGGCTGGGTGCCGGGCAACGTCTTCGCGACGATCGAGGAGGGCCTGCCCGAACTCGCCGTCGCGTGCAACGACCTGTGGATCCAGGGGGTCGTGGGGGAGACGCTGAGCTTCGCACGCGCATAG
- a CDS encoding amidase, which yields MEPTDMTAVELVSAFSSGELSPVEVTRAVLDRIAAHDREINSFCLVDEEKALDQARRSEERWRTGYSKGLLDGVPISIKDIFLTDGWPTLRGSQAIDENQDWNVDSPVAARLREDGMVLLGKTTTPEIAWKAVTDSALYGVTTNPADTTKTAGGSSGGSAAAVAAGFGPCSVGTDGGGSIRIPASFCGVVGFKPTHGRIPIFPASPFGPLAHAGPITRTVEDAALLTDILALPDPRDPTALAPPLTTFRGGLNREVVGMDVAYSKTLGYVDVDPEVGEIVDRAVRVLDEAGLRVTAADPGFTDPLEAFENLWAAGAATMLKTFPEGTRDKVDPGLGRVWSHGEQLGAVDYLEARAVAAAVGITMGSFHQKYNVLITPTMPIPAFEAGHDVPPGSSLTSWPQWTPFTYPFNLTQQPAISIPVGTTSAGLPVGLQIVGPRHSDDLLLAVARFAEYALS from the coding sequence ATGGAGCCCACAGACATGACCGCCGTCGAACTCGTGTCGGCGTTCTCCTCGGGCGAGCTGTCTCCCGTCGAGGTGACGCGGGCCGTGCTCGATCGGATCGCGGCGCACGATCGCGAGATCAACTCGTTCTGCCTCGTCGACGAGGAGAAGGCCCTCGACCAGGCGCGCAGGTCCGAGGAGCGGTGGCGGACCGGCTATTCGAAGGGCCTGCTCGACGGGGTCCCCATCTCGATCAAGGACATCTTCCTCACCGACGGATGGCCGACCCTGCGGGGCTCGCAGGCCATCGACGAGAACCAGGACTGGAACGTCGACAGCCCGGTCGCAGCCCGGCTGCGCGAGGACGGAATGGTGTTGCTGGGCAAGACCACCACTCCGGAGATCGCGTGGAAGGCGGTGACCGACTCGGCGCTCTACGGGGTGACCACGAATCCCGCCGACACGACGAAGACCGCCGGTGGCTCGTCCGGTGGCAGCGCGGCGGCGGTCGCGGCCGGCTTCGGTCCGTGCTCCGTCGGCACCGACGGTGGGGGCAGCATCCGCATCCCCGCATCGTTCTGCGGCGTCGTCGGATTCAAGCCCACCCACGGCCGGATCCCGATCTTCCCCGCCAGCCCGTTCGGGCCGCTCGCGCACGCCGGGCCGATCACCCGGACGGTCGAGGACGCGGCACTGCTCACCGACATCCTCGCGCTGCCCGACCCCCGGGACCCGACGGCCCTCGCGCCACCTCTGACGACCTTCCGCGGTGGCCTCAACCGCGAGGTGGTGGGGATGGACGTCGCCTACTCCAAGACCCTCGGCTACGTCGACGTGGACCCCGAGGTCGGTGAGATCGTCGACCGGGCAGTCCGCGTCCTCGACGAGGCCGGACTGCGCGTGACCGCCGCCGATCCCGGTTTCACCGACCCGCTCGAGGCCTTCGAGAACCTCTGGGCGGCAGGCGCGGCCACGATGCTGAAGACCTTCCCCGAGGGCACGCGGGACAAGGTGGACCCCGGTCTCGGACGCGTGTGGTCCCACGGCGAACAACTCGGTGCCGTGGACTATCTCGAGGCCCGCGCGGTCGCGGCGGCGGTCGGAATCACGATGGGGAGCTTCCACCAGAAGTACAACGTGCTGATCACCCCGACGATGCCGATCCCCGCCTTCGAGGCCGGCCACGACGTGCCGCCGGGTTCGTCGCTCACCTCGTGGCCGCAGTGGACCCCGTTCACCTATCCCTTCAATCTCACGCAGCAGCCGGCCATCAGCATCCCTGTGGGCACCACCTCGGCGGGTCTGCCCGTGGGTCTGCAGATCGTCGGGCCACGGCACTCGGACGACCTGCTGCTCGCCGTCGCGCGATTCGCCGAGTACGCGTTGAGCTGA
- a CDS encoding D-2-hydroxyacid dehydrogenase, whose translation MAPVAEHATVRYADATGLADALDGADILFAYDFLTDALPAAWHAAASLKWIHVAAAGVDALMFPELRDSDVVVTNSRGVFDGAIAEYVLAQILSFAKDIPESLRLQHEHIWKHRESERIAGRSVLVVGTGPIGRAIARLLSAVGMTVRGSGRRSRDDDPDFGTVTATADLPAALADVDFVVVAAPLTDQTRHLFDARMFAAMKPQARFVNVGRGELVRTDDLVEALRSGTIAGAALDVLDVEPLPESHPLWDMPNVSITPHNSGDFVGWRDALVDVFVDNFHRHRSGEPLRNVVDKKLGYVPGA comes from the coding sequence ATGGCCCCGGTGGCCGAACACGCCACGGTCCGCTACGCCGACGCCACCGGTCTGGCCGACGCGCTCGACGGCGCCGACATCCTCTTCGCGTACGACTTCCTCACCGACGCGCTGCCCGCAGCCTGGCACGCCGCAGCGTCCCTGAAGTGGATCCATGTCGCCGCGGCCGGGGTCGACGCCCTCATGTTCCCCGAGCTGCGCGACAGCGACGTGGTCGTCACCAACTCCCGCGGAGTCTTCGACGGGGCGATCGCCGAATACGTGCTCGCCCAGATACTCTCCTTCGCCAAGGACATCCCCGAATCGCTGCGGCTCCAGCACGAGCACATCTGGAAGCACCGGGAATCCGAACGCATCGCCGGGCGCTCCGTGCTCGTCGTCGGCACCGGCCCGATCGGTCGCGCGATCGCCCGCCTGCTCTCCGCCGTGGGAATGACGGTCCGGGGCTCGGGCCGACGCTCTCGCGACGACGACCCCGATTTCGGCACCGTCACCGCGACCGCCGACCTTCCGGCCGCCCTGGCCGACGTCGATTTCGTCGTCGTGGCCGCACCTCTCACGGATCAGACCCGGCACCTGTTCGACGCCCGGATGTTCGCCGCGATGAAGCCGCAGGCGCGCTTCGTCAACGTCGGGCGTGGCGAACTCGTGCGCACCGACGACCTGGTCGAGGCACTGCGGTCGGGCACGATCGCCGGCGCCGCACTCGACGTGCTCGACGTCGAACCGCTCCCCGAGAGCCATCCGCTCTGGGACATGCCGAACGTCTCGATCACCCCGCACAATTCGGGGGATTTCGTGGGCTGGCGCGACGCGCTGGTGGACGTCTTCGTCGACAACTTCCACCGTCACCGCAGTGGCGAACCTCTTCGGAACGTGGTGGACAAGAAGCTGGGTTACGTGCCCGGCGCGTGA
- a CDS encoding Asp/Glu/hydantoin racemase — protein sequence MELNIPEFEGPLAQRGIGVIAPFDLALERELWRWAPLEVTLHLARTPYEPVPVSRAMAELVSDRRHLMVAARDVLSVEPEVVAYLCTSGSFVNGVAYEKALCDAICEAGASCAVTTSGALLEALRKLDLTRISVITPYDRELTDLLHDFLKEAGTEVVRSSHLGLGGGIWKVNYRTIAEHIIAADTPDAQAIFVSCTNLPTYDLIAPLERELGKPVLTANQLTIWACLGRMKLPMTGPGKWLRGVF from the coding sequence ATGGAACTGAACATTCCCGAATTCGAAGGTCCTCTGGCTCAGCGGGGCATCGGTGTGATCGCACCCTTCGATCTCGCCCTGGAACGAGAACTGTGGCGATGGGCGCCGCTCGAGGTCACCCTGCACCTCGCTCGAACCCCCTACGAGCCGGTGCCGGTCAGCCGTGCCATGGCCGAGCTGGTGTCCGACCGACGGCACCTGATGGTCGCGGCCCGCGACGTGCTGTCGGTGGAACCGGAAGTCGTTGCCTATCTGTGCACCTCGGGCAGTTTCGTCAACGGGGTGGCCTACGAGAAGGCCCTGTGCGACGCGATCTGCGAGGCGGGCGCATCGTGCGCGGTCACGACCTCCGGAGCGCTGCTCGAAGCCCTCCGCAAACTCGACCTCACCCGCATCTCGGTGATCACCCCCTACGACCGGGAACTCACCGACCTGCTGCACGACTTCCTGAAGGAGGCCGGAACCGAGGTCGTCCGGTCGTCACATCTCGGGCTCGGCGGCGGCATCTGGAAGGTCAACTACCGCACCATCGCCGAGCACATCATCGCGGCCGACACCCCGGACGCACAGGCGATCTTCGTCAGTTGCACCAACCTGCCGACCTACGACCTGATCGCGCCGCTCGAACGGGAACTCGGCAAGCCGGTCCTCACGGCCAACCAGCTCACCATCTGGGCGTGCCTGGGACGGATGAAGTTGCCCATGACCGGACCGGGGAAGTGGTTGAGAGGAGTGTTCTGA
- a CDS encoding maleate cis-trans isomerase codes for MHRDRTTVGIVYPDHAAEDDYPFAAELLGVNLPVAHIYGTDLHAVPELLDLGSPAKLAGGAAQFADEPLDALVWACTSGSFVYGPEGARTQVEQLSRDAGGVPTTSTSIAFVAALRALGVGRVAVAASYPRDVAELFVAFLADAGVDVVSLADAGIDTAAEVGTLTDEAVLEFVRTNDHPDAQAVLVPDTAMHTLRIMRELGKETGKPVLTANQVTVWHGLELAGYTVECPELGSLFEEDSDHGAR; via the coding sequence ATGCATCGTGACCGCACGACCGTCGGGATCGTCTACCCGGATCATGCCGCCGAGGACGACTACCCGTTCGCCGCCGAACTCCTGGGGGTGAATCTGCCCGTCGCCCACATCTACGGAACCGATCTGCACGCCGTTCCCGAACTCCTCGACCTCGGGAGCCCGGCCAAGCTCGCCGGGGGAGCGGCGCAGTTCGCGGACGAGCCCCTCGACGCCCTCGTGTGGGCGTGCACGTCGGGCAGCTTCGTGTACGGACCCGAGGGGGCACGCACCCAGGTCGAGCAGCTCTCCCGGGACGCGGGAGGCGTGCCCACGACGAGCACGAGCATCGCGTTCGTCGCCGCGCTACGGGCGCTCGGAGTCGGCCGGGTGGCCGTGGCGGCGAGTTATCCGCGGGACGTCGCCGAACTGTTCGTCGCCTTCCTCGCGGACGCCGGTGTCGACGTCGTCTCGCTCGCCGACGCCGGCATCGACACCGCCGCCGAGGTCGGCACCCTGACCGACGAGGCCGTCCTCGAATTCGTGAGGACCAACGATCATCCCGACGCACAGGCGGTCCTCGTCCCCGACACCGCGATGCACACGCTGCGGATCATGCGGGAACTCGGGAAGGAGACCGGTAAGCCGGTCCTGACCGCCAACCAGGTCACCGTGTGGCACGGCCTGGAACTCGCCGGATATACAGTGGAATGCCCGGAGCTGGGCTCACTGTTCGAGGAGGATAGCGATCATGGTGCTCGGTGA